From a single Miscanthus floridulus cultivar M001 chromosome 8, ASM1932011v1, whole genome shotgun sequence genomic region:
- the LOC136474418 gene encoding E3 ubiquitin-protein ligase RMA2-like, with protein MEQTRTGGAGEQPRGAPGEEPAKRIIGTDVPAAAAAESGFGCFDCNICLECATEPVVTLCGHIYCWPCIYEWLRPDAEADAMSSARRQCPVCKAAVSPDALVPLYGRGGSSDAKKPPRGLASIPRRPALRQSAQDSGGDGGHHHRHAETDAPARTPRHPADAHAAQFDALLPTPFGDRGMMHSTAGGMLGGMAVAVLPLVLRGQAQPPGMYYSGTYHLMNPRQRRWHMEVERSLHQLWFFLFVFVALCLLLF; from the coding sequence ATGGAGCAGACGCGCACGGGCGGTGCCGGTGAGCAGCCCAGGGGGGCTCCCGGCGAGGAACCGGCGAAGAGGATCATCGGCACAGACgtgcccgcggcggcggcggcggagtctGGCTTTGGCTGCTTCGACTGCAACATCTGCCTCGAGTGCGCCACGGAGCCGGTGGTCACGCTCTGCGGCCACATCTACTGCTGGCCCTGCATCTACGAGTGGCTGCGCCCCGACGCCGAAGCCGACGCCATGAGCTCGGCGAGGCGGCAGTGCCCCGTGTGCAAGGCCGCGGTGTCCCCGGACGCGCTCGTGCCGCTCTACGGCCGCGGCGGGAGCTCCGACGCCAAGAAGCCGCCGCGCGGCCTGGCCAGCATCCCGCGCCGCCCGGCCCTGCGACAGAGCGCGCAAgacagcggcggcgacggcggccaccACCATCGGCACGCCGAGACCGACGCGCCAGCCCGGACGCCGCGGCACCCCGCCGACGCCCACGCCGCGCAGTTCGACGCCCTCCTCCCCACGCCGTTCGGGGACCGCGGCATGATGCACTCGACGGCCGGAGGGATGCTCGGAGGGATGGCGGTGGCCGTCCTCCCGCTGGTGCTCCGTGGGCAGGCGCAGCCGCCGGGCATGTACTACTCGGGCACTTACCATCTGATGAACCCCAGGCAGAGACGGTGGCATATGGAGGTAGAGAGGTCCCTGCATCAGTTATGGTTCTTCCTCTTCGTGTTCGTGGCGCTGTGCTTGCTCTTGTTCTGA
- the LOC136477821 gene encoding putative nuclear RNA export factor SDE5, whose protein sequence is MTSSSDDETRALSTLLDVFSCAFSLDDIADAYIKANGDANKAGDFLTDLQLSLPHINDVESSVETNLSHTDKAVEENCMDNSSQPRTLPWTEQAVEEKHIENSDQTKMPEKLHKSSAAFGTVSSMLGKEPTRATTTASTASKRDKPLRVELPEYMRDDFKMKSDESDSAPRRETVNDRDVEEFLFCMLGEGFKLSMELIREVLGSCGYDIKKSMEELMSFSEKDPDKKAESKHDAIQDVAVECSVPKGRCLGSQSTEGTQRSKPKISPGELIEAIFTVPERLEEPKLKRYELGANRNRVPYQKPVLKPLEDISTYSTEFPIKVILGSKAPSVNEEEYQNYRRAAKQHWDMMKQYYEKATDAFREGNQKEVDYLIQEGKRCYQMARWADEKSAGEIIKPKETESKNEFCLDLRKQDAANVSNLLRLHLKQLANIPSFDYLKVIIGVDDGSFKMGQRRRKVMKYVEKNSLHWTEEEPRSGNILIRINQVENQQG, encoded by the exons ATGACTTCATCCAGTGACGATGAAACCAGGGCACTTAGTACATTGCTTGATGTGTTCAGCTGTGccttttcacttgatgatatagcTGACGCATATATCAAAGCAAATGGCGATGCCAACAAAGCTGGAGATTTCTTAACCGACCTTCAACTTTCGTTGCCTCATATCAATGATGTTGAGTCAAGTGTCGAGACTAACCTTTCCCATACTGACAAGGCAGTTGAAGAAAACTGTATGGACAATTCAAGCCAACCAAGAACTCTTCCCTGGACTGAGCAGGCAGTTGAAGAAAAGCATATCGAGAATTCAGATCAAACAAAAATGCCAGAAAAGTTGCATAAGTCTAGTGCTGCATTTGGTACTGTCTCCAGCATGTTAGGAAAAGAACCTACCAGGGCTACAACAACAGCGAGTACAGCATCAAAAAGAGACAAACCTCTTAGGGTTGAACTGCCAGAGTACATGCGGGATGATTTTAAGATGAAATCTGATGAATCTGACTCTGCACCAAGGAGAGAGACTGTGAATGACAGGGATGTTGAGGAGTTTTTGTTTTGCATGCTTGGTGAAGGATTTAAGCTCAGTATGGAATTGATCCGTGAAGTTCTAG GCAGCTGTGGATATGATATTAAGAAG AGCATGGAGGAATTGATGTCATTTTCGGAAAAAGATCCAGACAAAAAGGCAGAAAGCAAACATGACGCGATACAA GATGTGGCAGTAGAATGTTCTGTTCCAAAGGGAAGATGCTTAGGCTCGCAGTCAACAGAGGGAACGCAGAGGTCAAAGCCAAAGATTTCTCCAGGAGAGTTGATAGAAGCAATCTTCACTGTACCTGAACGATTGGAGGAGCCAAAATTAAAACGATATGAATTAGGCGCAAATCGAAACAGAGTCCCATATCAGAAACCAGTCCTGAAACCTCTTGAGGACATTTCAACATATTCTACTGAGTTTCCCATCAAAGTTATCTTAGGTAGCAAAG CACCATCTGTGAATGAGGAGGAATACCAGAACTACCGCAGGGCTGCAAAGCAGCATTGGGATATGATGAAACAGTACTATGAGAAG GCTACTGATGCTTTTAGGGAGGGTAACCAGAAAGAAGTCGATTATCTTATACAGGAA GGCAAGCGCTGTTATCAGATGGCTCGATGGGCTGATGAGAAATCTGCTGGGGAGATTATCAAGCCCAA GGAAACAGAGTCAAAAAATGAATTTTGTCTTGATCTACGCAAACAAGATGCAGCAAATGTATCTAATCTCTTGAGACTCCATCTTAAACAGTTGGCAAACATTCCAT CTTTTGATTATCTGAAAGTTATCATTGGTGTTGATGACGGCAGTTTCAAGATGggacaaagaagaagaaag GTGATGAAGTATGTGGAAAAGAATTCACTCCATTGGACTGAAGAAGAGCCCCGCTCTGGGAACATCCTTATCCGGATTAATCAGGTGGAAAATCAGCAGGGATAG